One region of Centropristis striata isolate RG_2023a ecotype Rhode Island chromosome 3, C.striata_1.0, whole genome shotgun sequence genomic DNA includes:
- the nmur3 gene encoding neuromedin-U receptor 2, whose translation MELSLQGSSSNVSQLSYNTSMLLNFTGNYTNDQFTEVNLFDILGPKRSPFFYPVTSVYFLIFLTGLAGNLLTCAVIAKHKKMRNPTNLYLVSLAVSDLLVLLFGMPLEIYDLWQNYPFPFGACGCYFKTFLFETVCFASILNVTALSVERYIAVVHPLKTRYLLTNHHAKQVITVVWVVSMTCAIPNTSLHGIFYLPERMEESAICTVLKPLWIYNMVMQITTVCFYFMPMMVISVLYLVMGLHLWRERQQPSGNLGRNCSSNMRRKISMNGRRRQINKMLTIVVTVFGVCWAPFHIERLLWSSISQWTDLMHNIYQYVHIVSGIFFYLSSAVNPIIYSLLSTRFRECFRELVCSQAEDNSSVRDSPPFPKILLEPSVSSARAQAEGKDSNVFIPLLSPNMTLSLDTRTLTSTCKETPCRTSVF comes from the exons ATGGAGCTCTCTTTGCAGGGCTCCTCTTCAAACGTCTCCCAACTGTCCTACAACACCAGCATGCTGCTGAACTTCACTGGGAATTACACCAATGACCAATTCACTGAGGTGAACCTTTTTGACATCCTGGGTCCAAAACGATCTCCCTTCTTCTACCCCGTGACCAGTGTTTATTTTCTCATCTTCCTCACCGGCTTGGCTGGGAATCTGCTCACATGTGCGGTGATCGCGAAGCACAAGAAGATGAGAAACCCCACCAACCTTTACCTGGTGAGCCTGGCCGTGTCGGACCTCCTTGTGCTGTTGTTCGGGATGCCTCTGGAGATCTACGACCTCTGGCAGAACTACCCGTTCCCCTTCGGCGCGTGCGGCTGCTACTTCAAGACTTTCCTCTTCGAGACGGTCTGCTTCGCCTCCATCCTCAACGTCACCGCTCTGAGCGTGGAGAGGTACATAGCTGTGGTGCACCCGCTCAAAACACGGTACCTGCTGACTAACCACCACGCCAAGCAGGTCATCACTGTGGTGTGGGTGGTGTCGATGACCTGCGCCATCCCCAACACCTCGCTGCACGGCATCTTCTACCTCCCGGAGAGAATGGAGGAATCGGCCATATGCACTGTGCTGAAGCCCCTGTGGATCTATAACATGGTCATGCAGATCACCACCGTGTGCTTCTATTTCATGCCCATGATGGTGATCAGCGTGCTCTACCTGGTCATGGGTCTCCATCTGTGGAGGGAGAGGCAGCAGCCCAGTGGGAACCTGGGGAGGAACTGTAGCAGCAACATGCGGAGGAAGATCAGCATGAACGGGCGCAGGAGGCAGATCAACAAGATGCTCA CGATCGTGGTGACGGTGTTCGGAGTGTGCTGGGCGCCCTTCCACATCGAGAGGCTCCTGTGGAGCTCCATCAGCCAGTGGACCGACCTGATGCACAACATTTATCAGTATGTGCACATCGTGTCGGGCATCTTCTTCTACCTCAGCTCGGCGGTCAACCCCATCATCTACAGCCTGCTCTCCACGCGCTTCAGGGAGTGTTTCCGAGAGCTTGTTTGCTCCCAGGCGGAGGACAACAGCTCGGTCAGAGACTCGCCGCCGTTCCCCAAGATCTTACTGGAGCCCTCGGTGTCCAGTGCCAGAGCTCAGGCTGAGGGTAAGGACTCCAATGTTTTCATCCCTCTGCTGTCTCCGAACATGACACTGAGCCTGGACACCAGAACACTCACGAGTACGTGTAAAGAGACGCCGTGCAGGACCTCCGTGTTCTAA